The genomic DNA aattcTTTGAAGCATATTATCAAGATAAGGAATTGCCGGGTTGATCTTAACTCTTGATCATTTAGCACCCCTCTTGTTGATATATATGTAGGGGCGGATCCTTATTAGGTCTTTTAAAAGTTTGGATTTGATCTATATTTATAGAGGAAGGCATAAAAATACCCCTTTACTTTACTAAAAATGTGGTATTCCGAACTTTCAAAACATCTTATTAGACATTTCTACTCTAAAAAAGAGAAACTATTAAATACTCGTTAGATATTGATTAAGGATAATTTGAAAGCATGAAATGCACGTGAAGAAATCTCATGGACTTGATTAACGAGAGAGCACCATGTGTAACGTGGCAAAAGGctataaaaatttaagagaaatttaaattccattaaatttttttatgtcttCTCAACTTCCTTTCTATCTCTCCGACATTTCCTTTCTCTTCGACATCTCCTCAACTCCATCTTTCTTTCTAGCGACATCTATATTtagcttcctctctctctccgacATCTTCCCAACTCCTCATTTCTCTCCAATTGtgtcttctctttcttttcgaCATCTCTTTAGCTCCATCTTTCTCTTTGGTGGCGTCTTttcaattcttctctctctccgaTTGTGTATTCCCTTTGtgaatttggaatttaaaaggTCACTACTCCATGCTTAATTAATGAATGGCCAAGCAAATGCAAAACTCAAATGGGAGAGTTACTTCAAACACCATAACCATTTCATTTCAACCATAATTCTATGTATAAGTATTTAAATTtgcagaagaaaaaaataaaaaatcctatagtttgtagaaaaaaaaaaactcaagatCCAAACCCACTGAaaacaaaatcatcaattaAGCAATTATTCAAGGCACAATCGCCGGACCCCTGCAAACCTCAACCTCTTTCCTCGATTCTTGTGTAGTCTCATTAATGGTTGCCATTAGTGGCTTTTGAATTGACTATCACTCGATACTCTTATCtagttttgatgattttttttttttaataatccaAGTATCGGTGATTACGCTCCTCTAATCCTGGTCctataacccccccccccccaagaacCACAGGCAGGTAAATCCGGGTCTAATCTCAATATCTGGTTTTGATTCTTAATTTGATGGATGTTAATTAATCGTGGCTAGGCTTCTGTTTTCATGTCTAGAACCTCGCTGCATTTGTCATTATTTGATTCCGAGGACGAGAGAGAAGATGATTCTTCACAAAAAacattagagagagaaagaaaggagatgTTAGAGAATACGCAACCGAAAAGAGAGGAGTTGAGAAGATGCCGTTTAGAGAGATGGGGGGTGTCCTTACTAAACACGTTCACTAGCGTGTGCTCTTACATAACTTgttgattgagaaaaaatatatttaatagttTCATTTTTTTAGATTAAAGATGTTTAATGGGATGTTTTGACAGTTCGGGATGCTATACGATGTTTTTGGTAAAGTACAGTAGTATTTTTATGTCTTCCCCCATTTTTTATAAGGTTTAGACTTTTAAGATTTCGTCCAGGTCCATTTAGATCTGattcaaattcattaaaatttaaatctaccaaatttatatataaatggatTTATGATGGAAATAAAAGGTATGTAACACTTTCCCTCTACTATCTTAAGCTTTTCAATTAGTTGGGTATTCAATAATTCAACAACCTAGTATCATGTCCAAACTGGTCTAGTTTTCATGTGTTTCTGCAGGTTGTAAAATTGGCAAATTTTTCTACTTAATTatcagaagaaagaaaagaggggggggggggggggggggttgttgtTGTTAATTTTTGCTTTGTATATATGCATTGTATGTATAAATGATTAACCAAAATGGACTTGCTACATCCACATTAATCGTTAAAACAagtttaatcaaattttcaaattacaGACAGATTCAAGATGCATCAAACAAATTTCCAAGAGTTcccaaaatatgttttaagtttGCTAATATGACAGACAAATTAGATATGACTCCTCTCTGAGAATATCAATGGACCATTCACTAGTAAGCTGGTCAATGACCCAGGAAAACCAATGCACTTCCCAGCCAAAAACCTTTTCTGGTCAGAAGTATTCTCTTACAAAGCAAGAGAACAGAGAAATCAGTATACAATCAGTTTATGCTTTATATGTCAATACTTTTGGTGCACATACATGAAAAGGAATGGTGTCTCCAGAGAGGAGGTAAGCCAACAAGAGCTTGGAAAGACTTAAATGTGGTAACTGTTCAAATAGTGATAAAGAGGAAATCAAGGCACAAACGCAATCACCAGAACATCAAGTTGCTTTGCAAGAGATCGAAACAGTTCTTTTCAGACCCTCCTCTTGCATGCGAGCATCATTATATATCATCATAAGCTCGAACAAATTAACAAGGGCAGGACATGCGAAACCAAGTGCTCCTGAGTAGCTAGCCTGCAACAATTGCAAAACATTTGATATCGTGGCCAAGTACAGAAGAGGATAAGTAATAACAGGACAAAACGAtaacctttaaaaaaaaaaaaaaaagcaaagaaaaaccaaagcgaaagaaagaaaattatggTAATGAGAACAGAAAAGAAGCTGAAAATACCCATGCAATCTTGACTACAATTAACAGAACCCTGAAGATTCCAGAACCTAGAATGAACACAAGCATCACATGCTATTACACAGCTTGCTGATTGAGCAAAAAACTACTTAATAGTTTTACTTTTTTGGAGTAGAGGTGGCTAATggaattaatgttttaaaagttTGGAGTGCCATACAATGTTTTTGGTAAAGTATAGGGATATTTTTATGCTTTCGCCCATATTTATAAGGTTTAGATTCTTAGGATTCAGTCTAGATCCATTTAGATCTGATTccaattcattaaaatttaaatataccaaatttatatataaatggatttggatcAATTACAAATggattagataaatatttattgtaaaataaaaatatatttttttaaattttaatatttaattaccacatttttaaaattattttattctaacatatatttgttcaaatatttatgcatatgtatatacatacagtgcttgcatacatgtacataatacatatatatacatacaaatatatctacacacatatatatatatgcataggtatatatagatacataaatatgtatgtatataaaaatgGCAAACCCATATTTTCTCCTCTCAACTTTATGTGAAAAACCTATTATCTCCTtgaactttaaatttaattaattaaatacttaatttttataatttatatctatTGACTATCTAATTATCTAATCAGTATTGAACATGTAATAAATGTGCATGTCATTAGGCACGTGAAaacaaaatagcaaaataaagtaataaaacaTCACGCTTAACAGCTATTGAATTACAAACTCACCAATAAATAGGTTATGCATTGCTAGTTGGACCAAAGAGGACGAGAATGGTGGTTCGGTCGTGGTCGGTCAGAATAGAGAGGAAGATGAAAGGTGGGTAGGTCGCAACTCATGGGTTATTGATCGGAGcaaaaaagatggagaaatgtAGGTTAGTCGCGAGTTGTTAGTTGAAACaaagaggaaatggaaggaTGGATTGACTGCGGGTTGTCAATCAAAGAAGATGAATGATGGGTTGGTTGCGACTCTAGGGTCTTCGGTTGGAGCAAAGATAAAGGGTTGGGATGGGTCTAGATTGCGACAGCTAAAGGGAGACATGGTTCTTTCGTTTGGGTAGACAAGAGACGGGAGACCGGAGTAAAGACAATGATCGAAAGCAAAGAGAAAAGTGGAATGGATGATTGGTTTGGTCAATTTTCTTCcgttcttcatttttttttcttgttctttttagCTCATATTGCCTGTAACTATCGATTGCTAACGGGAGACTTAGTTTTTCCATTTGGGTCGACAAGAGACGGGACTAAAGACAATGGCCGAAGGTGAAAGGAAAGGCGGAATGAAGGATTGGTTTGGTCTGTTCTTAATTCttctgttcttttcttttgtttattttttttttctatctcatCTTACATGTAActttatgtattattttaaattaaattagataatcaATAGATCtaaattataaagattaaaGTATTCAAATATGTCATATTTGAAATTCAGAAAAGTGATAAGCTTTTCTTAAAAGTTCcaggaagaaaaatgagtttggcctataataaaacatatgtacatatatgtacAATATGTACATCATCGTTAATGtgtatatacatgcatgtatttatatatgtatatataagtacatatagatacacatatattacatatgcacgtatatataacatgtgtgtatgtatatatgtatatgcatacacatatacatatacatgaatGTATGTGCATGCatacatatgtgtatatatatgtactatacATATGCAtctgcatacatacatacatatatatatgtatgcatgtatatatatatgtaaatacatatatgttatatagtaaggtatatatgtatgtgcatgTTATTTACAGTGTTATGCAATTTAGATATTATTAATATACAAGTGTATGTACATGTATATACATGCaattatgtatatacatatgcgCATTATTTATATGTACTTATGTTTATATATCTCTATATGTTTGTGTACATATATCTATTTATGTATATtcgtatttatttatttatacttgtgtatatatatgtgtgtgtgtttcaaaGGTACAAATGTATTAAGACCAAATCCATGATCTCTAATctaattataaatgaaattggATCGAACAGTTAGTTACTGGATCTGGATCTAATGAATCTGGACCATAGACAATCTACTTGTTGGTGTTGGACCGTGCCAATGCAGGCCCGCATAGTGATAACTGAGACCCATGTTTGATGAATTAATCTCTAATTATTTTTGTCTACCTATTATTAATTCAACCACAATATAACAAATTGAGTTAATATAAAGACATTATTATAAGGattaataattgtaattttattattagcTTTTCATGGGTTGGCTATGGCTATGGCTATGCTCAACGGATGTCCCTGTCCCTGTCCCTGTCAGCGCCCGTGTCCTCAGTTGCCGCCTTCATCACCAAATGAGACAACCCAGCCATCTGACTAGACTGCATGGAAATCACTTCATTAGTAGAGAGATTTTCCGATAGAATTATTTCATAACCATCGTGATACGGCTCCATCCCTGCTGCCATAAGCTGCCAAACCAGGCTTCCACCGATTGTTCCTCCGCTCTTGACTAATTTGTCAATCATCTCGTACACAGTCCTCATGAACGAGTCCCTTTTATTGGTGCTGTACTTTGGATCTTTACTGGATTTGCCAAATTCTGCTATTATCATGGGCTTTCTTAGCAGCCTTTTTGAGTCTGCCCAATGACTTTCCACCCATTTGTTCATGAATGCCATTTGCGAGTCGTCATCCTTCCCCGACAACCTGTGTGTACAAATTACAAGATTCACAATATGATGAGTTAGTGTTAATGGGGCTTGATAATGACTCACTAGTTTAATTACCATGTATCAGGATAGGCATGTATGGTAGTAAAATCAATTTCGCTGATAATATTGTTAGTAATGAAATCGGTGCCGACTTGGTAACCAGGATTAACTTGCTCCCTATCAGGCGTAGAGTCGCCATAGAAGCCTTCCATGCCTACTTCCAGCAAGTGTTTGTTGTCAAGAGATTTCACGTAAGCTGCCATCTCCTGAACCCAAGCCTGCAATTTTACACGTGTGTAATTAGCAAGGGAAAATgcattatgaaaattaattagacATGCATGGGTCATAACGTATATCTATATGATTATGACCCAACtatataataatcaatttattattataagatcAAATTTGCTTCTCACATATATTGTCCTTCCAGAGTAATCGATTTGGCAACGAGGCTCATTTATAAGTTCCCATGCCATGATAGTTGGATCGTCTTTATAAAGTGTTCCTGTTATGGTGTTGCATCTAGTTATAACTCTCTGTAAAAGAAAACATCCACCCAAAATGATTAGAAGAATTGGTTTGGGACCCAAATTGACTATAAACAATTTGCTTGTTTTTATGATGTCTTGATTACCTTCACATGAttcttgtaatatttttttagtattgaATGTGTGTAAAAATCGTCATCACTGTTAATCTGGATTCCTGCATCTCGAGCCCACTTAACATATTGTGCTCGCCCTCCGAAGTCACTGTAATTGTTAACGAAACTCAGAATCAACCGAATCCCATATTTTCTTGCCTCATAAATCACAAAGTCAAGTGCCTACATATAAAAATAGACATTAATTAGTAATTGATGTTAACAAATTaatgatacacacacacatatatatatattctagttTACAATTGCTAtatatgctatatatatatatatgacaatcAACAAACCACGTGAGACTTGAATATTGAATCAGATAAAATTACAATGATAATGTTCAAAATGATTTATCAGTTGAACCTGGAAAACATATTCATTATAAACACCAGGTGAAATCTGCAATGCTTCATCACCACCATCGCTGAAAGCCCAAGTTCGACATACAGTGAGACCGGCGCCAGCAGCCTCGCGAAACACTTGTGTCACTTTGTCCCTCTCTGTGGGTTGAGCAGCTACGTGCATCATCCAATAAGAGTTGAACCCATTAAAGTAAAAAGGTGACCCATCGAGCAGAAAATGGGTTCCTTTAGTTGTAACAAGCCCTCCATAATTTGTTGGGACTTCCATAGCTTCACAAACTAGGGCAAGCAGAATTAGAAGGATGATCCCAACGGATCCCAAACCATAGCCCACTCCGCTAACTACTCTGGCCATTACGTCTATGGAATATATATGGACATTGAAGTCTGATGGCTCTCTATTTATAACGATTCTAATGTGAGAGAATTTACTTCAAATAGAAAGCCTTGCACCGTATATGGATGTACTTGTAAGGGCATTTTTAATTTGTAGACGTAATACTATATCTCAGTCATGTCAGGTTTACTAAATTTAGCGAAAGATTCCTGCACATTTGCCTTTATTTATGTATGACTATATATGCAAAGTTTATGAGcaaagatttattttattttttgttgggtAACAAAGACTATGATTATCTAGTAACGTAACGTGTTACTTTTACTTGTGTTTAAGAATTAAGTAGCAGGGTGGATAGGGAAATGCACATTTGGGAAAGCTAGAAGAAGACAAAGGTGGGTGGTTGAAGCAGTTTCGGGAatatattctttaatttatCCGTATACTTCCTTTGGTATCCTCGCCCTCTCGTATGCATGGCACCATGGCATGCGTGCGCGGCTGCACAAGCATTTGCTTTTATGAAGGTGAGTGCTTTTTATTAGGATCCAAGGGTGAATTGCACTGAGACTTTATGCGGTTTGGGTGTGTTTTgtaaagagatatttttaaataattatgctTTACagatgtttaatttttttgcttagGAATGGCATCTACCTAGAGACATTTTTAAGTCAACAAAAGGGATGTCTAAGCAAAAAAAAGTAAGCTAGAAGGACCATTAATGAAGacatttttaaactataaaagATCTTTATGCACATAACCACAAACCATAAGGGGTCTAATTGCAATTTATCCTAAAATCAATGTTTTAGGGTATGGAATAAGGGATCTCGAGGTTAGAATAAGATTTAAATTagattatattaaatttgttttcattttagatattttttagaGTTCAAACTCTTGATTAGGTTAGCTAAATTTATCTTTGTCTTGCAATAATAGGAAATTTTAACTTccaatttttctcaaatttcttattttttttttttatttcataggTTTTAGGTTTTGCTATAGTGCTCTAAAAAATTCTTTACACATGACAGCTTCCTATTCAAGTCCTCATAAGTCATAATACTAGTTAAGGGTCCACTCGATGCTCTTGCCCTTGTGGGATCGGTCTTGGACTTGGTGACGTACCATGTTtagcaataaataaatacatagatagataaataatattagttgAGATCAAAATGTAGAAGAAATATTAGTTTGATAAGATTCTTTAATTTGGTTAGGTATATTTTGTTTCATGTTTTACTTTAGTTAAGTCTGCAATTAACTATATATTTGGATATGTTGAAACAAATTTTGGATGAatgaaagtatatattttttgcataGATTTTGTGCTTGTAACGATCACTTGACAAATTTAAAATCAACGGAAGGTATATAAATCAACAAAATCAATGACGTATTCgggtaaagaaaaaaaaaaaaaactttaccAATAGAAAAGGTTGTTGATATATGGAGGTTTATTCTAATGGCCAATTTGCTAGTATAAGATGGTGACTATATTATAAAGGAATTAATCCATTGAAATAGGCCTTTGTACAGATAGAATTATGGGCTCTCCCGTAGGCCTCGTCATGAGACGGACACAGGTTCATTAGATCCTTGTCTTAAATTGACACTCTATCTTGCTTATATAAACCTTGGGTTATACCAACAAATTAGCTATTCATCTCTATCCACACATACTTCGGCCTAGTTttgttccatatatatataatggatttctctatccactaaattaataaCTCTTGAGCCCTTTTTCAACTAAACTAAtttgttgggcttgggcctttatcCACCACACATGTAGACGGGTGCCCAACTGTATTCACGCCTCCTTGTTGCTTACACGTATTGTTGTCATAATCATTGTTTTCAGTCATCGATTTAGTTGCACACTGAAATATCCTTGTAATAACCTTTCCCTCTAGATTAATTACAAGCACCTATTCCTGCAACCTTTCGGTGTTGAGTTTGCAACTTGATCTGTTGACATCCAAACTCACCTGTTGCTATTATATGTTTGAGCTTGATCATTTATTATCTTGCAATGTATTTGAGCTGCTTGTggaatctaatttttttattattttagccCAATTACATACAGGATCCTTGCTATCTTCGAAATTAGAGTAATTAAGTACCTTTGTTGCGCAAACATTGTATCCTTTTGACCCTCATTGTTAGACAACCATTAATGAAGTCTGATGGAAGGAGATGACACCAGCAATTTTAGGTTTAAACTCCCAAAATACCTTGTAGCATTTCTGTATCTTTTTCCTGCATTTTCTGCAGTGTTTGCATTTCAATTTCTGCATTTCTGTAGTTCCAATTTCTGCACTTCATTTTATGCATTTCTGCATTCTTTTTCTGCATTTTTATACTGGTAAAGGTCATGCTTTCTACAAATACAACGATCTGTTGGTCTAAGCCTCTATATTGAAGGAAAGGATTGTCTATTTGTGCCTCAAAGTCCATACATATTCCATAAATTTTTCTGGTTTATCTGAATTAATGACAGTTGTACGTACCGATAGTTTTGTTGGCAGTTGGCGCCTTTCAGAGACAAATTTGGGGAGTCAATAAATGCCGTCTTTCTAGTACATTCAAATGGTTTGGCAGTTTGAGAAATAGTTAATCTAAATACAATTTGGCATTGGCATCCTTGAAGaaaattattgaagaaaaacatatgagaagaacacaaagaaaGTATTAGTAATGTGGGTATTGGCAAGTAGTTTTGAGATATCAcggtaaataattaaatacttctttaaaattatttatttcataagaGAATAAGATATTAATAAATCAAGAGTTGTTTCCTAGCGAATGGAGGTACAAAACATGTCAAGCTTAAAAGTTAAGGAACTTAGTTCCTTCCTCATCTCCATTCTCATATGTTATGCATTCGTCATCACCATCATCAAACGCGACATCCCGGCCATTTGACTCGATTGCCTAGAAATGACTTCATCGGTGGATGGATTTTCCGATAGAATTATTTCATAGCCATCATGATATGGCTCCATTCCTGGTGCCATGAGCTGCCAAACCAGGCTCCCCCCGACTGTCCCTCCGTACTTGGCTAAGTAGTCGATAGTGCCGTACACAGCTTTCATGTACGAGTCCCTTGCATAGATACTGTACCCAGGATCTTTGCTAGACTTGCCGAACTCTGCTACGACCATTGGCTTTCTCAGCGTTTTTCTTGAGTCTGCCCAATGACTTTCCAACCATCTGCGCATGAACGCCATTTGCGTTCGATCATCCTTCCCTGACAACCTATTTACAGTTGACAACATTTGCAAAATGAGTTGAGTTAGATTGATACGGTGGGGGAGGCCTAGCTAGGGCAATAAGGTTGGTGCCATGCACATTCACATAATTCAATTACCATATGTCTGGATAGGCATGTATGGTAGAAAAATCTATATCCTTGATCAGATTATTAGTAATGAAATCGGTGCCGACTTGATAACCAGGATTAAATTGCTTCCTCGCTGGTACGGAGTCACCATAGAAGCCTTCCATACCTACTTCTAGCAAGTGTTTGTTGTCAATGGATTTCACATAACCCGCCATCTCCTGAACCCAAGCCTGCCATTTTACACGTGTAGACATATAAAATTAGTAAGACGAAAGCATGCATTACGAAAATTAATCAAAAGTAGGGGCAGATCATATATAGTTACATACGCacgtatataaataaataaatacaataataagtGAGTGCAATTAGTTGAGATAAGGTCAGAATTTGTTTATCACATTAACTGTCCTTCCAGAGTAATCGGCCTGGCAA from Diospyros lotus cultivar Yz01 chromosome 4, ASM1463336v1, whole genome shotgun sequence includes the following:
- the LOC127800205 gene encoding mannan endo-1,4-beta-mannosidase 5-like, giving the protein MARVVSGVGYGLGSVGIILLILLALVCEAMEVPTNYGGLVTTKGTHFLLDGSPFYFNGFNSYWMMHVAAQPTERDKVTQVFREAAGAGLTVCRTWAFSDGGDEALQISPGVYNEYVFQALDFVIYEARKYGIRLILSFVNNYSDFGGRAQYVKWARDAGIQINSDDDFYTHSILKKYYKNHVKRVITRCNTITGTLYKDDPTIMAWELINEPRCQIDYSGRTIYAWVQEMAAYVKSLDNKHLLEVGMEGFYGDSTPDREQVNPGYQVGTDFITNNIISEIDFTTIHAYPDTWLSGKDDDSQMAFMNKWVESHWADSKRLLRKPMIIAEFGKSSKDPKYSTNKRDSFMRTVYEMIDKLVKSGGTIGGSLVWQLMAAGMEPYHDGYEIILSENLSTNEVISMQSSQMAGLSHLVMKAATEDTGADRDRDRDIR